gcccctagtcgccacattccagcgcccgttcagggaggccggtaagggaattgaaccgtgctgctggcctgctttcaaagccagcgatttagccctgtgctatagacATAGaagttagtgcagaaggaggccattcggcccatcgagtctgcaccggctcttggaaagagcgccctacccaaggtcaacacctccaccctatccccataacccagtaaccccacccaacactaagggcaattttggacactggcaatttagcatggccaatccacctaacctgcacatctttggactgtgggagaaaaccggagcatccggaggaaacccacgcagtcacggggagaacatgcagactccgcacagacagtcacccaagccgggaatcgaacctgggaccctggagctgtgaagcaattgtgctaaccactgtgctatcgtactgCCCTCAAAGTTAACCTCAAGTTAACCTCTCTCAATACATAGAATTCCTCATTGAAGGATTCTACAGAAATTAGGGTCTTGAGGGGTACCAAGTAAGTCTACTTTTTATAATGGTGACTTAATTATTGTATTGGAAGGCAAATCATTACATTACAGTAATTATTGCAATATTGCAAAGTAAAATAAAATCATCCATCCAAAATAAAAATGCAAAATAAACCAACCTACTTGCAAGTAAAAATAAATGCAGGATATTCAAACAAATAACAAACTAAATGTATACACACAATCCAAGTATTAAGCATAGTCTCGGTTTTGTCCCAGCTCAGAGGTCTATAAGGTTTCAGTTGTGTCTGTCAGCCAgatcaaatcttttttttttttaaatatgttttattgaaatttttttcccaaacaacaatttttcccctcttacaaagcaaacgcaacaataacaatacagaaattttaaacaatacacaagtaacaaaacccctttatctttgacctaaattaaactaaccccccctcccccctgggttgctgctgctggtcatccgtcttccctcgaaCGTTCCCCGAGGtattcgagaaatggctgccaccgcctggtgaacccttgagccgatcctctcagggcaaactttatctgctccagtttaatgaaccccgccatatcatttacccaggcctccagtccggggggtttcgcctccttccacatgagtaggatcctgcaccgggctactagggacgcaaaggccatgacatcggcctctttcgcctcctgctctcccagctcttccacaactccaaatagagctaacccccagcctggtttgacccgggccttcaccacccgcgaaatcactcccgtcactcccttccaatacccttccagtgccgggcacgcccaaaacctatgtgcgtggtttgccgggctcccgccacacctcccacatttgtcctccactccaaagaacctgctcaatcttgctcccgttatgtgtgctctatgtagcaccttaaattgaatcaggctaagcctggcgcatgaggaagaggaatttaccctgcttagggcatcagcccacataccctcctctatctcctcccctagttcttcttcccactttccttttagttcgcccactgactcctccccctcttccctcatctctcggtaaatctctgacaccttgccctctccgacccacacccctgaaagcaccctgtcctgtatcccctgtgtcgggctgtgtcgggagcaacggaaattccctcacctgttgtctagtaaacgctctcacctgcatatatctcaagaaatttccccggggcaacttatacttttcctccaatgctcccaagctcgcaaaagtcccatctataaataaatcgcccaccttcctaattcccaactggtaccagctctgaaatcctccatccattcttcctggggcgaacctatggttgttcctgattggggaccccaccagggctccccgcacccctctctgtcgcctccactgtccccagatattcaatgttgccgccaccaccgggttcgtggtaaactttttaggtgagatcggtagcggcgccgtcaccagcgcctctaaactcgtccctttacaggactttctctccagtcttttccacgccgctccctcaccctccatcaacgtatcattgccacattggcggcccaatagtaatcgcccaagttcggtagtgccaatcctcctctgtccctactacgctgaaggaaccccctccttactctcggaactttccctgcccacacgaagctcgtgatgctcctatctattttattaaaaaaggtcttggtgattagtatagggagacattgaaatacaaataagaacctcgggaggaccatcatcttaattgcttgcaccctgcccgccagcgatagaggctgcatgtcccacctcttgaagtcctcctccatttgttctaccagccgtgtcagattaagtctgtgcaaggttccccagctcctcgcgatctgaatccccaggtatcggaagtttctttccactttccttagaggcaagccttctatctctctactctggtcccctggatgtatcacaaataattcactcttccccatgtttagccgataccccgagaaatccccgaaccccctcaaaatttgcataacctctatcatcccccctgctgggtccgacacgtataacaataggtcagagCCAGATCAAATCTAACGTTCAACCAAATTTAAAGGTAACCATTTGTTTTAAGGATATCATAATCATTGTCTATCTTACTCTATAGTTTCTTTGTTTTAGAATTATTAAATGCTCAATCAAAGTGTTTTTTGCATATGCAGGTATCCTTAGCTTGATGTAAATATTCCCAAGGCCCCACCTGGCAAAACCTTGTCAAGGTTTTGAGTTTTAACACGTGCTATTCTCACTCTGCAAGGATTCAAATTTTTCATTAGCCGAGTTAAATCCTTAACACCTTAATGCATTCTCACAGCATTGCAAAGTGTTTCAAGACAAGAAAATTGCTTTTGAAGTATATTTGTTCTGTAGGCAGCCCGCTTCCCCACAGGAAGTTCTATAACAGCAATGAGATGGAGAAAATgaagaccctgtgtgtgtgtgtgtgtgtgtgtgtgtgagagtgggggatggggggcagtAAATCTGACTAACAATGGGTCAAAAGAGAGCAAGATTGAAGGCCAGTTTCTCAGAAGAAAGTGGACAGTCATGACACCCAGGATTCTgttcacggttgcacagtggttagcactgttgcttcacagcgccagggtccggggttcgaatccctgctgggtcactgtctgtgcggagtcggcacgttctccccgtgtctgcgtaggtttcctccggctgctccggtttcctcccacaagtctcaaaaggcgtgctgttaggtgaattggacattctgaattctccctcagtgtaccccaacaggcgccggagtgtggcgactaggggcttttcacagtaacttcattgctaatggaaacctacttgtgacactaatgaagattattattactttgatGTGTCAGTGATTACGACAAAGGACTGGAAATTAAGTGGTGGCCATGGCTGCAGTTGATAATAAAATAGGAAGCATAAAAAATAATTCCGAGGGCAAAGGAATCTGAAGGAGGATAGCAAGAAGATGGCCAAGTGGCCAACAACAGGTGGAGTCCAAGGTCACCAAATGCGAGCTGGAACATCTGAATTATAAAGAAAGTGGTAGTTACACTTTGTTACAGACAGAGCTAAGAGATCCCACAATCAACAGATCAGGCCAaacctctgcagtcctgccacatccagtcgtgaatggtgcttgGCAATTAAACAATAAACTTGGAGGcaggctccacaaacatccccaatCACAATGCCGGGGGAAGCCTAAAACGCAAGTGCAAAACGCACAATCATCTGAAGCATGGGGAACCACCTTTAGCCAGCGGTAATCtgcctcggtctcctctggaggtcgccAGCATCACCGACGCCCGTGGTCAGCCAATTCGATTCGCTCCACTTGACACCACGAAACGGCTGACGGCAGGGAATTtggtaaaggctatgggccctggcaaCATCACGGAGGTAGTGCTGCAGATCTAGCTGCGTCACTAGCGAAGCTACTCCaatacagccacaacactggcacctaGCCGGCGCTGTGAAAGATTGCCGAGGAATGTCCTGCTCACAAAGTGCAgggcaaatccaatccagccaattactgcttCATCTGTCCGCTCTCAATGACCAGCAAGGCGATGGGATGTGCCACTGACGGGCTTTCAAGCAGCACTCTTCAAGATGTAGGATCAGTTTGGGTGGGGCCTACACGGCCCCATGACGGTAGTCACACTTCAGGGCAGAGCGCAGTAAAGGCGGCCCTAAGAACGGCACAGCAATAACtgcggtgattttaatcttcacagacTGGAGGAGTTAAATTGGCAAAAGTAGACTCGAAGATGAGTTCACCGAGTGTATTCAGGTCAGTGAGGTGCCACCGTCCGGATGAAATGGTTAAACCAAGCCCTTCGGCTGCCTGCTCACATGGATAGAGAGGGACCTGTGGCATTATTCTGAAGAGCAAGGGcactatccccagtgtcctggccaatatttgtccttTCGACAATATCACCAAATAAAAAGGCTCAGATTACCTGGTCacgtgctgtttgtgggagtgtgCCGTGAGTAAATTTTTTGCCCCGAGTGTAATAGTGAATATACTTCATCGGCTTTAAAGTAATTTGACATGTCCGAAGGTGGTGAAAAGCACGATATAAATGCAAGACTTCTTTTCTTCTCAGTGAAGCCAGATTGCTGTCACGCGATGATTAAATGGTGGCAGAAGAGAAGGAGGCCTTCAACGTCCAGGGCGACTCGCGGCAAGAATTCCGCTACCCCACCCTTTCTCCTGAGCCCTGTATGTGTTTTCTCTTCAGGCGCTTAAGAGAGTCCCCTTAAAGCAGAGTACGTCAAGGAGTGATTTAAAAGAGGTGTTTtttatgacttaggccaggcctttgagattatcatagaatttacagtgcagaaggaggccattcggcccatcgagtccgcaccagctcttggaaagagcaccccacccaaggtcaacaccgccaccctatccccataatccagcaaccccacccaacactaagggcaatttatcatggccaatccacctaacctgcacatctttggactgtgggaggaaaccggagcacccggaggaaacccacgcacacacggggaggatgtgcagactccgcacagacagtgagccaagccggaatcgaacctgggaccctggagctgtgaagcaattgtactatccacaaggctaccgtgctgccccttgagtaGATTGGCCATTTAGGTTAAGAGTTCCCTAATTAGTggaccaatcagggaacccctttccgtgtatataacagggagtgtcagaaccTCTGCACTCCAGgtatagacagcaagctgaatgcacatggttgtTCGGCTGCTGTGTTTGTAAATAaaagtgaagggacttctgcctccgtgaacttattacaGTGTTGAGGTTTACAAGGAATTTCTTTAAAGACTACACAGGGGCAAGCGGCTTGGACTGGCAGAAGGGTTGGTGACCATCTTCCAAATCCGTGATCTCTACCATCTAGAGCAAGGCACTACAAAGTGCGGGTCGTGACCCGCGGGTAGGTGTCGGGAGATCGGGAGCGATTGGTTGCGGCATTCCCGTGATGGTCTCGATCGTGGTTCTCAAGTGCTCAATGGCTACCAccggcatttaaattgagaatTGCGGCCGCTACCAATTTAAAATGAGAACGAAATGAGACTGTGTGCAGTCTTCCGACCATAAGTGGAGCTGCACACTTGacgtttttgtgagggccacgaagaatccagcacgagttttaaggatacaaagtaataacatttatttacaataacatatatacataacagtagcagtaacttcccttgctacatactccttcctgctggttcctgaactggccagctttatttatactaggagtttactaatggtttctccgcccccctcattggggaagctcatactcccacaggattgtgggatagtcattagtccccagccaatggtaagtaggcaggttataacaagacgTGAAGTCCTGTTTGTATATTCTTTGACGCAAAATCATGGGGGAGAGCTTCTTCCGTGTTCTAGCTGTTAGCAAGCAAGGCTAGAGGATGGTGAATATGGATTGTTTTGCTCCAAGGACGAGATGGCCAGaggcacaaataggcagtgtatctactggacaggatctcagaaccggatctggagagagagctgctcaggagagtccagggcaggacagagcagtgctggtgtcagctctgtacagagctccaggacctctggttaacagcctacaatgaAGAAACTTAAttggggaacaaagcagtataaagatgattttttgaggtatggttttgtcaattgtgccaatgcaaataaagatGCAAGACCCATGTGTGTCATATGCAGTAAAGTAGAAGTAGTGGCAAACGAGAGAAGTTtcaaattttgaaagagaagtggtgggtgaaaaattccttttgaggttgagaccccagagtcagttattaacttacagctgactccaaattaaaatgcTATGCTGCTGTacttgacctgtgataccacattaaaaatacACCTAAAGCCCACCTAAAGCAGTCAACATCATAGAATCGACAGtgcaggaggtaattcggcccatcgagtctgcaccggcccttacaaagagcgcccgactgaagcccacatatctaccctatccccgtaacccagtaaccaccacttaacattttttggacactaagggaaatttagcatggccaatccacctaattcggactgtgggaggaaaccggagcacccggaggaaacccacgcaggcacagggagaacgtgcagactccgcacagacagttacccagccgggaatcgaacctgggaccctggagctgtgaagcaactgtgctaaccactatgctaccgtgctgcccacattctggtgcagcatctcccaggagtatccagtgctgagtaaaacaagcattttgttgctattgcccttcacgacgacctacatgtgcaaggttggattttctgttctcacaaaAGATGAAAAGAGCACAAAGGAACTCTCCACCTGatttgcgcattgccctctcctcttgtgaacctgattggacggagatcgtgaggaccaagcaggctcccttttcgcattaaaggtaagcaacgtggcgtgtgttgcgaaggtcggctggcgtgggtcgtgatcgtcagacggttggcaaaagtggggtcCGGGGAATTAaaaaagttctcctccaagccacacactatcctgaacTGGAAACATATCGGCGGCATTCctccactatcgctgggtcaaaatcctggaatttcctcccgggactgcagaggttcaaggcaGCGATTCACCGCCaccttttcaaggacaattagggatgggtcataaatgctggtctagtcagcgatacccacatcccgtgaacgaatatcAAAAAAGAGAACATATCTTAAGTCACGAACAAAAGAATCAGAGCCGACATTATGACAAAAAAGACAAACACGGTGTGATCTTCTGATCGGGAATGAATTACCTTAAAGGGCAGTGGAAAAAGATTcggcagtaactttcaaaaggaaaaacTAAAGGTCTCTGGGTTTGGGAGTGGGACTAGTTGGGTAGTTCTATCAGAAAGCTAGCACATACATGAGGGACTGAATAGCCTTTTCCTGTGGTGATTTTGATGCTCCTTGGGcagttacggggcgggggggggaagtggtTAAAACCAGCTACATGCCAACACACACGGCATCATCCATCAACCTAAACTCAAGAACTGGAAAGGTGTAGATGAACGGCTCCGATCTCACCGTGCAATCTCTTTCGCAACCTTCATGTTGGGGCAGGTAATGAAGGCCGCGGAGTGGGTGCCGGGCGCGTAGGTTTCCGTCGCCATGGAGAACAGTCTCAATCCCACGCTCCTCAGGCCGGAGAACATCAACAGTGTAAAAAGCAGAGCCTGCAGAAGGTAAGGGGACGAAGGAGATCAGTGTGCTATCTTCACATGGTGTTCTCTGTGAAGCACCACCAGTTACAGGAGTCTACAGGCTACTTACAAACACACGCCAAGAGGCTTCAATTATTTGGCCTAGACTGCACTAGTAAGCAGGTGATGCTCGGAGAAACGGATACCTCAGGTCAGGATGGCTAGAGACCCAGGGTCatattctggggacctgggttcaaatcccaccatggtggaaattgaatccaataaatatctggaattaaaagtctattgatgaccataaaaccattgtcgattgtcgcaaagAAAAcctagctggttcactaatgtcctttagggaagtaaatctgccgctctcatctggtctggcctacatgcgactccagatccgaCTCTTAAAAGCCTCAgaactggcctagcaagccactcagtcctaTCAAAAACCGCTGCAAAgtcaatgaaaaggaaataaactgGATGGAGTACCGAAGACTTGCGCTCCAGAACCTGCCACGTCCCTATCCAAGCTCTTCAAATACAGCTGTAACACTGACACCCaccggaaatgtggaaaattgcctgtgCACAGAAAGCaaggcaaatccaacccagccaattactgtcctgtcagtctactctccatcatcagtgaaGTAATGGaaaggatcatcaacagtgctatcaagtggcacttacgcaGTACTAACCTGCTCACGGAGtcttagtttgggttccgccagggtcacccagctcctgacctcattacagccttggttcaaacatggacaatggagctgaatgccagaggtgaggtgagagtgactgcccttgacatcaaggcagcatttgaccgagtatggcatcaaggagcccgagctaaactggagtcaatggggcatcaggtatatgggaacaccaccacctggaggtaataataataataatcgcttactgtcacaagtaggcttcaatgaagttactgtgaaaagcccctagtcgccacattccggtgccacaTTTCGGGGATTGAacatgcgctgctgccttgttctgcattacaagccagcaatttaccccactgtgttaaaccagccccaggaggtttgcctcctccaagtcactcaccatcctgacttggaaatacattggccgttccttcactgttgttgggtcgaaatcctggaggtccccccccccccccccccccaactaacagcacagtgggtgtacctacacgaactgcagcggttcaagacggcagctcaccaccaatttcTCAAGTCCAAttcggggatgggcaacaaacgctgggccagccaatgaagcccacatcccgtaaaaatgaaaaaaaaaaatagcaGCAGCTCCCCTCAGCCAAAGGAATTCTGGCAGATCACACGCTACCCTTAACATCAGAGTCAAGGTCAGTAAATGAAGGCCGTTTGCTCCCACCCTGCCTGGTTCTGCTGTTAATGATCCACCAACTCACCCATCTGAACATCTAAGTACATCCCATTCTCCCCCTGGTGTATTTGGATTTACTTCacatcctgtgggactgggcccagtTTGCATTGCCCCATTCCAGCCTCGATTGCCAGCGGTCCTGCCCAGGAGCAAGTCTCCACACACCCAAATGCAGCATGCTCAGAACGTTCACACCAAACGAGTATCTTGACccagtgccgttcccctgccttttccccatacccctgcacattactATTCAAATAATTATCTGTCGCCCgctccaatgcctccaccacacttccagtcgGTGCATTCCTGACCCCAACCACGCGCGGTGTCTTTTTCTCACATCGCAGTTACTTCCCTGGCAAATcactttcaatctgtgccctccCCTTCTACGAGTGGGAACACTCTCTcctgatctactctgtccagcccaccCACCCTGGTTCTGAACACCCCCCAATGGCTCAGAGAACGAGGGGGTGAAAATCCTGGCACCCCGTGGCATCCAAGTCGGGCAATACATTTGAAAAAAATATACTAGGGAGTTGAAGAGATCGTAAACATTTGATTCATTCATTAGATatggacccccacccccacccaaaaccattCTCTCCGCCCTGTCTCCCTGGTGTCAGAGTGGCTCAGTTGGCTGCACTCTCACCTCTTGAATCAGgttgcaggttcaaatcccactgcagagaCTGGAACCTACAATGGCTGCTAGCATGCTCGGCATGGAGGGAGCCCGGCGCTGTCGGAGGAGCTGTCCGCCGGATGTgacattaaaccccctcagatgGACGCATCGATCCCATgatcccagactggcggagggaagcagggtggcatggtggttagcactgctgcctcacagcgccagggacccgggttgctgCCACTTATGCTCCCATCGTTCTTCATCCAACCTCAGCAGCGCTTCCTGCCACCTCTTCCCCCATGTACCTATTCGGCTTCCCCTCAAGCGCTAATCACCTCAACCAGTTTTTGCAGCCGGCAGCGTGACATCCTCAGCGCTCTCTGGCTAAAGAGGCTTCTCCGGGTGACCTCCTTTCCTTCATGGTCCCTTAGTTTTGGTGTGCCCCCACCCAGAAGTGGAGGCATTTACCCCGAGCAAACCCTTTCAGAGTTTTAAAAGGTTGCTCCTCACTTCACTCCGCAGCCTCTCACATCCAGACAAacagtcactaagggacaattggaaGGAGGGGAGGATGGAAATGGGAAAATGTgttcaatgcaccccccccccccccccccccccaccgaggtcgAGTGAGAAGATCAGGCTCGTTAGAGGGTAAAAGGAAAAATGAACTTACAACCATGGTGGTTTTGAAGGGGCTTTGCTCAAGGCCTAGTCTCAGGCTGCCCAACGCCTGATTGAAGTCGCTCATTACCCTGTGCAGACACCAGAGAAAAGGCGTTGGAAACAGGCACAGGATTATGTTATAGAAcagtccacacagaaagtgaccactCAGTCCATTGCGCGCGCGCCGGCTCTTTCGGTAGTGTCCGCCGTTCGAGGCTAAAACACCACGATAGTCGCCGTTTTGGAGAGAGATCTTAGCATTCATGCAGGGCCATAAGCAAGTTGCCCGAGGACATTCAGGTCCGTTGATAGgtggggcaggggagagagggagaagtaaTATCAGGTAAACGTGCGGGGGGGGTAAAAGAAAAACACGATTAAAAATTTCCCCTCCTCCAAGGCGAATTTCCTCTCAACAGTTGGCTGCGGCCCTGCAGTTTTCATTCTGACCCCCAAATCAGATTGAGCGTCC
This window of the Scyliorhinus torazame isolate Kashiwa2021f chromosome 14, sScyTor2.1, whole genome shotgun sequence genome carries:
- the LOC140390356 gene encoding protein CutA homolog isoform X1, with the translated sequence MPYSVKCCLDVKGSHSHLTSGIQLHCPCLNQGCNEVRSWVTLAEPKLRLREQALLFTLLMFSGLRSVGLRLFSMATETYAPGTHSAAFITCPNMKVAKEIARDVVQKKLAACVNIVPQITSVYEWKGNIEEDNEVLLMIKTRSTKVGDLAEYVRSVHPYEVAEVISLPIDQGNPPYLKWLSEVVPE